In Sphingobacterium sp. SRCM116780, the genomic stretch AAGGAGATTTATATATTACTTTTCATATCCAGCCAGATCCTAAATTCAAAAGACAAGGTAATGATTTATACAGTTCTTTAGATATCAACTTATATACCGCAATTTTGGGTGGGGAAGCAGTAATTGATACTTATGGAGGAAAGATAAAACTTAAAATCAAACCAGAAACGCAAAACAATACAAAAGTAAGGCTCAAAGGGAAAGGATTCCCGATATATAAAAAAGAAGGGGAATTCGGGGATTTATATGTCAGTATGAATATTAAGATTCCAACCAATCTATCTGATAAAGAAAAAGATCTATTCAAACAATTAGCTGATTTAAAAAAATAAAAAAGATGGAAACAACCTTAATTAGATTAACGGATTATTGTAATTCCAGAAAAGTAGAGATCACTTTTATAGAGACATTAAATGAATATGGCCTATTACATATTATCGTACAGCAAGAGGAAAAATACATTGAAGAAGAACAATTGAGAGATTTGGAAAGATTTGCCAATTGGTATTATGACTTAGATGTCAATCCCGCTGGAATAGAAGTTGCCAACCATCTCATTCATAAAGTAGAACATCTACAAGACGAGTTGCAACGCTTAAAAAATTATATCAAGGCCTTGGAATCTTAATTCAAGGCTTTGATATTAATTGGGTAAATCACCTTCAACCAAAATCTCATCTTTCCAAATCGTATGATGATGTAAACCGGTCAATTCAACAGGGTAATTTCTTTTACAAACCACAAATGACCCATAGGATTGTC encodes the following:
- a CDS encoding chaperone modulator CbpM, with the protein product METTLIRLTDYCNSRKVEITFIETLNEYGLLHIIVQQEEKYIEEEQLRDLERFANWYYDLDVNPAGIEVANHLIHKVEHLQDELQRLKNYIKALES